The sequence GTAATGATGTTTTAAGCAAACTTATTTCAGCAGACATCTTTCAGGCATTGGCCTTCATGATAACGATGAATAGTGCATGTCTGGCATACAGTAGCTGTGGATTAGACGCCAAGGTATTTCATAGTATTTGTAGTGGAGCTCTGACCTCTTGTGCCTTATTGTGGAAGTGCAAAATCCTCATGCTACACTAGCAGTGGTGGTAATAACAAGCTCTGTAATGCAATATCTTTGTAAGTATGcactttaattttaaaaattaaagctTCTTGGAGGCTTCTTTCACAGGTCCTTCATATGTAGTAGTTTATGAACCCCCTGGGTGACTTGTGGAAAACCGTCATAAAGGATCCTGTAGGAAACGGGCTGGGTGATACTTTGAGAAGTCCAAAGAAATGTTCCACAAGGATCCATTTATGGGATGTTCACACTGGAACTGTGAAGGAGCCTTTAGCAGTTTCTGAAAGGACACGAACAGTAACAGCGCAGGTTCACCCAGGCTGCTGTACCAACTCATAATAGAGCAAATTTGGAGTCGATGTCATCATCAAATCTGCATTTAATTAACTCCTGTCTAGTGGTGCCCTGTGGTTCTATTGTTTCACATGGTTCATGACCTTTGCTGTCTGACATTCCCGACTCTGTCTCGTCTCCCTTCACTGCACACAGTTAAAGCGAAATGCCATTAAATATTCCTTAATGCGTCAGCTGTACTTCTTTAATTCTGCCATATGTAATGAAGCAGCATGATAAGTGACCTTTTCTACCTCTCGCTGTTACTGTTGCTAACTTGGACAAACAATCCCACCTGGCATTGTGCCAACTAGCAAAACAATGGGAGTCTGTCACTGATAGTCTCTCGGACGCCAAAGATAACTTTTGGAAACAGACCAGTTTGATATCATCAAAAATCCACAAAAACCGACCCTAGCATGCTACAGAGGGAAAAGCCCAAACTTTCCAATTGTACCAGAGGACACGATGAAGCACTAATGCAGAGGGGTGTTAAATGAGTGTCATCTGACCTTGCCATCTGTTGATAGCAACAACTCGTCTAATGGAGCTTCCACAGTGATGAGCTAATGTAGAAACTGATGAGGAAATGTTGATTACAGCTGCTATCACATTGACCATCAACAACTGACCACAGCTagtgttatatatttttctacaaAAGAGCTACAGTAGTTTTGCCCTTCATGGGCTTTTAATAATTTATAGTTTGGTGTTATAAATAATtgccataaaaaacaaattgtacactaaaaaaaacaaaaataatacaattttaaaaatcaaacaataacacaatatgATATGATAAGTGCAGTTGATTCACTGTAATAGTAACaataatgtttgtatttgtttcagcTTTATAAAATCAGGTCTAATAGATGttagtttcatatttcatattatatcaATGTCATGAattaaaagcataatttaaCAGACGTAATGTCCAGTTCACCAACTAAACTGCTATATATTCTCCAACAGCTCTTTTTAGTTGTTGATATccacaatgtaaaaacaattaaatcCCAAGAAAAGCTGGTAGATTTCAACACATTCTTTCATTCTCCACCATTATTTGAtcaatttaagattttttttttaaaggccttGATGGCCTCCAAATGTGTTTCACAGGAAGTGTTTAAATTGGTTAGGCCTGAAGAATTCTGAAAACATTACTGAAGCACCTCCACTTACTCAGTCCTCAATTATCATTCAATATACACTCAAAATACTTATGCAGTTTagaagtttttatttgaaattgaaGGTAACattgctgaaaacacatttgataTTTTGTAGGAACCTACTTTTTAGagtattcatttttattctctcgCCATCACCTGTGATCTGTAAATCTCAAGCTGTAAAGTGCGTATTTAAGCCTGTACATGGAAAGTAAAGAGATTCATGGACTCCTGCATATTGCTTTTGCTATTGTTGATTCATCATACGAATCCATCTCTGTCAGCCCGATGAATCCTAATGAAGCAGAAATCTTGTCACATTTACTCCACAATGAGGGTAGCTGGCAAACTTTCTCAGGAAAATGAAACTATTATCTTCAACTAGACACGCACAGGgctcaatataaataaataaagtcacacTTATCTAGTGGCCAGTGTGATTACTGTAGCCAAAGCTGACATCCAAATTGACTGTCTTATCATGTCGAAGTGATTTCAGCTGAGTGGAGACTGTAGATGAAAGCAAAATGATCTTTAAATAGTAGTTAAAGATGGTTGCTCGATAAGTTGTTCCACAACAGTTTTGATCAATGAAGCATGCACTCAATATATTGCCTATTTAGATATGTGAGATAAACTTAGCTGGGCCTCTAAATGATTCATAAATTATATTTCCTTCAGTACAAGGTAATGACTTTATGGCCTTGTTGAATTCTTAATGTTTGAACATATTGTAAATGCGTCAGGGAAATTGTGGCGAGCCGGAAAAGACATATTTTGGACATACAGATTGCCTAtgtcttttaacttttaacacaTAATAAAATTCTTCCTTATTCAtctataatatacatatatatttataccaGTTGCTCCATCAAAGCCTAAATgaattgtttaaaataaaaacaattattacACAATAAGTGTCTATTCTTGAATCACACATATGGATGTTGACCACACGTCAAATACGTGAAAATGGACCTTTAAGCAATTTTTCAGGAGAAAGCCTCGACTACCTCAGGTCTAAAAGCCTATGAATTGAATTTGCCGTGCTCTCATACGACAAAGCCTGTCAGGTGGAAGCTCCGGCTGTAGAAAATGTCAAAGCTATTTTCCTCTTTACTAGTCAATGCAATGCTTGTTTAATAGTAATTGGAATCTTATTCTGCTGTTTGCTCATCATTTCCTGTGCCTAGTTATTCCACACCTAAACTCCATTTAagtttttaataacattttagaATAGTTCCCATTCAGGTAAACAGAATCTGATTACCTTGATGGATTGAAAATGTATGTCTGACGGtagtttatttgatttatttattcaaggGGCCTCAAATGGAGGCACTTTAACTGAGGCAAACAAATGGTTGCCGTACATTTTCCAAGAGCACATTGGTTTACAGAAACTGtgagattttctgttttgttagcCTCCGCACTTCTCTATTCCACTGTGGAGAGACACtaagaatgaaaataatgtcAGCCTggattgatttgtttgttcagccagatttttttctttgtcagcaTATTATTGCTCCGACATATAAAGATGGCTTCCACAAATCCACCTGCTCGAGAGAAGAATACTGTCCAGCGGGGTCGTTTGTGTGACTTTAGATATTTCTAAAAACTGAACAGATGCACACTCAGTGCCAGAAGCCAATGAGTAGGAGCCTAAAACTATTCTGTGATAGTTTTGGATTTCCCTCTCTCCATAAGCCTCTCATTGTGTTAGAGGAACTGCTTTGTACAAGTGCTTGCCAGCTGCTTACCAAATGAGGTTATAGTGTTTCCCTATCAACTGTAAATTTCAATAATTTGTTGGAGGGGCCTCTCACTGTCAGTTTTTATCATATTATCAATGACGACTCAATTTTCCTCTGCCATTCCATCTCAAGCACTGACCCCCGGCCCTATTACAGTCCTGTAATGAAGTGCAATGGAGTGGTAATTGGTCCACATTATACCAGATCAGGTAACATTAGACTTATTTTCTTATCACAATGAGCCCTCCTGGTGACTCTCAATGAGAAACCAAACACAGTTCCTTTCTTATGCAGGCTATCATCCAAATAACATTTCAGGTGGAGACCCTTTCCCCATTTCAGTTTTCCATTTCAAGATTGTACTCCATGTCCTCGGACTCTGCTTTGTTTCTAGTTTCCTCCACTTTAAAAGTCTCCCAAACAGCCTCAGAGGCAGTGCAGATATGAGGTAGAGCTTTCCCGGCATGGGGAAGTACAGTAAATGAGACGGTAACATGACCATTATGTCTGCAATATTAGATGTACAGTACTCTGCTCCCCCTCTGTTACAGCCTCCTGCCTTAGAGTGCCTGATGCTTAGTAACTTCAGTTTGGATATTTTTCATGTTACTGTCATTGCAGAATTACACACTTCACTATGAAATTAGCAAATTTTACAAGCCTATGAAGCtgtgcaaaaatacatttcttccATTACTCAAAAAATATCTTTGTGGAAATACAAAGTTTTTACCCAGGAGGCACATTATGTGAATGTTATTGAAATCAAATGCTGTTCAGAAAATTGCCACAAATCAATTTTCTCATACTCATTACAGTAGCTATGTGTCTGTCAGCTACAAAAGAGATTTCATGACTCTGACTAACAATGTGTTAATTAAGAAAAGTTGCAAAAAATGATCTCTGGCTAGGTTTAAATAATTATGCGAAAAAATTTAATttccagtaaaataaatgttcgAGCAGCCTCAGATTGAACCTCATAATATGTGGTCCAACAAACATCTACTGTAGGCATGACTCAGGTAGTcctaaactaaaataaaataaactgtagtTAACTGTTAACTAATCCTTTATCAGAATATCACAAAGCAGTCAGAGTTGAACTTTTGTGATCCACCAGGCAGGATGTCAGGTCTCTGTTGTGAGCTAACACACGCTCTCTAGCAGTCGCTCTGTgtactgaaaacacactgcagactaAAAGGACAGGATATTGGATAACAAGGTTAAAATATAGGAGCAAAAATATTCTCTTATTAAACTCAGGCTGCAGGGATTTGATTTGAGCCACCTAATAGATAATGGTTTCAAGGGAGCCCAAACAAAAGGTAACGGGCCGGTCATGCTTATGGTAGCTAATGGCAGAGTTAGAAGAAATTAGGGGATTATTTTTCTACAGGAAATTGTACTTAAAGACGGGTCATGGATCACCCTGCTCTTCACAGGCAGCTTCAGAAGTCAGAGAGTGAACTTTTGCCGCGGCCATTAAAAGGTCTATATCGTAGAAGGAggtcaaagcaaaaacaaaactaattgTATTATCGGAGAAAGGCAAAGCTGTGTAAATTGATTTTGTGGCTGAAATTCATGGTTAGACAAGTGAATAAACTCTTGTCTTGTGATTTTGTGACTATAATTAAAGAAGCTGAAGATTGAGGACAGGGCAAACCGACATGTACAagccaaaaacaccaaacaccaagAAAAAGTTTTAAACTATGATCCACCAAGAACAGCTTTTTGGCTTTGATTCGACAAGTGTCTGGAAACTTGTTCAAGTAATTTTCAAAGCGATGTGATGGTTTGGTGTTTTGTTGAGCTGTTTCAGGTGCTGCCACACAATCCACTGTGAGTCCCTGGTTGGGTTGCAATCATGTTCATCAATTCTCATGCAGTAATCGTGATCACTGATGAATCACTGATGattgctttgtgtttattgGCATTTACTTTGCCTTCCAATTGGTTCAGTGGGTCTAAGACATGCCAGGAAAAATGTAGTGTAGGGAAGTGTAGCCTTCAACACTTTTCATGTGCAACATAAGTATGTGTGAAAAGCTTTGCAACCACTCTGTAGATTGTTGTTGCAGCCCAAACCACCTGCTCGCATTTTAGATTGAGACTTCAGTCGATTCAGTTAGAgtttatctgttttttcttgCGTTTTTGAGTACCGAAGTGATCAGTGAATTGAAATTTTGGTCACAAGTTGCACAACAGTAGTTGCAGCTATAAAATTTGACGCATCGCAATATGGGATTGTTAGCAGAATGTAGCATACAGTACATGCCATGGACATAAACttgaataaaatgtcagtaaaagaCAGTTAAAATAGTAAATAGAGACTTCAGACCCAACCACAGTATATTCCccctttcaaataaataaaaatccaaaactTCTATATAAGTACTCCATAAATAAGTAAAGTTCTTGTCTTCTCCTTCAAGTCTGTCTGTCCAAAGCGAGACAAACTACATCCACATTCCCTTGTCCATATAATTCCACAAGAGTGCAGTCATCCTCCTGGCCTGCAGAAGTCCAAACATTTTTCCTCTGTTGTTCTGTATGCTGGTCACGTCTTTAGTTTAGTCTTCCACAGCAACTTTAACTTAAGCTGATGAGAAAGAGTTGGAGTTGGTgtgaaattgtttttcttttctccccacTAGAGTTCCTGCCAAGGAAAGATGCTCAACTCAACACAACGGCCCACATTCAGACATATGTTGTTGAGAATTATTAACCAGAATAGAGCATTTAAATAATGCATTACGCCCTAAGTATGATGGGGTATTACTGTTTAAGTATCTTACTACACCTGTGTAGAGGTACCTACCTGCGTATGCCCTGTAGTGACCGCTTTCTTCTCTTGTTTAGTTGTCTGCATGGTGACTGGTGATGGGGACTGTCTGTTGGCTAATGTAACTGATTGTCTGCTGCCCTCTAGCGGGTGTTTTAGTGTGGTGCCGTGTGTTGTTGAAGATGGATGTTTCTTGGTAGAGGGGAACTTCTTGAAGAATCTGGAACTTCACATACTGACAAAATAATGACACCATACAGatgattcattcagttttatGACTCATTCATTCGTTGGTTAGTTGGTGTGTTTAATTTGTgggtgcttgtgtgtgtatgtactgtatatgtgtgtgattattttcaGTCAGCAGTTGAGTACACAAATAACTCAGTGCTAAATATAGaattacagtataaataaatatatatatcattacaAAATTCACCAGGATAAAGTTTTGCATCACAATGCTtatagtttcagtttcattgCCTATAGAGGTAAAGATAGTAGGGATAGCATTAACTTGTGGCAACGTGTGTGTAATTTCTGTAACTGTGTGGTAGGTCAGTCTGTCTGGGTAACATAATAATGGTTTATTTAAGAGCCTAGCAGTATCACTCTGACTATGAAACTCTTCGGACACAATACACCTCAGTAAGGAAGTGAAAAAACGGAAGAAGCATGAGATTCACAGAACAGGTGAATTGAGgtatttgtgttgtgtctgagCGGgggtgtttgtgagtgtgtgtgtgtggtatttttgAGAACAGAGAGCAAAAGTGCATCAAAGGCGTTTCAGACATAAAAGAGGACGTTGTTTTAATCTGCTTTCTATGTCAAGGTCTGTGCCGCACACCTCAAAATTCAACACAGTCCCTTAGCTTCccatctttttatttcttgaGGTTTCACCCTGAATAATCAACATATCtgcaaatgatgaatgaaaaacagacaaaagatgGTAAAGCTTGTAATTACAGATGTGCTGCATGACATGACACCACCGTGATGCAGTTTCTCACTTCTTCAACTGTTTCAGGAAGTGGGGCAGAGCCACCAAAATCAGGAAACTAAGACTTGCTATTAATACAACTGAGCAGAGAGCTGTTGCTGGTGAAAGCTAAAATCATCTCAGTTGAAGAGGAAAGGAGCTAAAGTAAACTTGAGAAACCAAAAGGACATGTTTGGGATGCTACTTGTGGGTTGATTTTATGCACTTTTGAGGCTCGACAACCATGGAAGAACCCATCTTAAATGCTGAATCAGGTAAAAAAATATCTTATCTAAATCTTCTGTAATTATCTTTTTAGTCCGGTCGAGTTGGTCACTcatgagatatatatatatatatgtgtgtgtgtgtgtacaaaacaCAGCACTTAACGGTTGTCATCCACAATATGGATTACTCTTTCAgaatcttttgtctttttaaatatatttttatttatttgaactttcACTTAAAATTCTTTTCCGAGCTTATGAAAAAGAGGAAGCTCGTATCTTAGCCTTCCTGTACTGTATGGTTAAAGTTATACAGCAGTTATTGTATAATTTCCCATATCTAAATTCGACTCTCATGTTATCGTTCTGTTAAGAAACAGATGGCAAGTCTGTCTGCCCTGTCATCAGTAGGAACTGTGATGAAGGTGAAATAGTCGAGTTGGATTTCTTTCCCAGTTAGCGTGTACAGAGGTGAACTTGACCTGATTAAACACTGTAATGAGTCAAACAAAATTACTCTGACCAGTGTTGACACAGTGCAATGTTTGCACAACTTCTTGTTGGCTCTGCACTGACATATTAAACAAATCAGACATTCATTCTCTAACCACAGTCACCTTGACATTTAGCATACCGACAGCTGGTATGTTGTGGAGCATTTCCGTGACAAACACTGCTTACTGCAACATGGAAACCAACACATAATATGACCAGTGTCATGTGTCATTAGTGTAATATTTGAGCCGATTAAAGGATTGTCATTCATTTTACGTGTTTAGGGTGGCTCGGGGATGGCAGAGAGGAACCTAATGATAAATATTTTCCAGCTTTCAGTCTGTTTGGATACTGTACACACTCATCACActgtgatattttgtttttcagcaaaTTCTGAATCACACTCAGCACATGAGCTGTTAATTCTGCACACAGCTGACGCACAGGAATGGGCGGACTATTTGCAGCAGATCTTGAAGTCATCCAAAAAGTTCCGCAAAAGATCTATTTTTTTGTACGAGGTCAGCCCAGCGGATAAGGTTCACGGATATAactttgaatattttcaaaGCTGCAGATGCATTGTGCTGCTCCTCACCGGATCATTGCTTGACATGCTCTATGAGCCTGAGCTGCACGAAGCTCTTCAGAGACTCCTTTATCCTCCACACAGAGTGGTGGCGCTGCTGTGTGGCGTGTCGGAGGACGACATACCGACTGAAAGCTTTGAAGACTGGTACAACTGGAGAAAGCTCTCTGCTGAGGATGAGCCTGCCTACTACATTTCTACCATTTTGGAGTCCATCACTGACAGTATGCACTGTTTCGTGCCTTTAAAcacatctgattttttttttccaaacaactATTCAAAATACAAATTAGCTGCTTAAAGAGCAAACATAAACAATTTACtcaaattacaaaaagacaTATAGTCTTATTGCCTGTAAATCTATCCTGGTATGCAGGATTTCTGGATTTATGTGGCAGAGTTATGAGATATCAAATTCAGCTACACTGTAACTAAAGACAATGACATTTCACACTGTATATGGTGGTTTCTAGAACCAATTTAAATCTAGTTAATCCACAGAATCCACAGTTTTGCTAGTTTTGCTAGTGGAACAGTCCCTGTGAAAACTGCTCACAGAGAGGTCTGTGGATTATGAAGTGTTTTAATTAACACAAattccattcacctccattgtaTTAGAGTGCTGACAGAAGTTTCAAAGGTTGATACCTCAGTCTTTAGCATGTGGAAACAAAACTATCTGCAGAGGGGAGCAAGATTTTTATTGTACGTAAACTGAGCCTTTACCCTTCACTGAATAACTGAAGGCTACATACAACACATGTAAggtatgtaaaatatttaggGGCCATAGCAATCattgatttttaatcatttctatgttattttattcaaagGCAGACAAGTGGAGGCTGAATATGAGAGCAAAAATGCAGCTGTAGCAGAGCAGCACAACGCAGAACCTCTTTCAACTGAAAATCCCACCACTgatgaaaaagaggaagtggTGTCGGAAGAGCAAAAAGAAACTGTCCTAGAGGATGAAGAACTGGTGGCCGAGGGGAATTCAACAAGCGAGGAAATTAGTACGCCCACGcatctcacctgtctcaccgTTCAACCCAACAGAGTCCTGTGCGGGGTAAGAGTGTAGTCATTTCTTACTTCCATTTCTTACTTCTTGTGTAAGGAGTTATTTGGCATTAATCCACACTTTTCTTCATTTAATTGCGTGGGTCTAGAAATGttagtattatattattactgaAAATACTAAGAAATCATATTAATtctattttcctttcttttttctagcaacaggaaacactttatatcatttttacacataaaatagACCAGTCGGTATTAGAGGTGGAGTTTTCATCTGAAAAAGTAGCTGCAAAAAGGGTCCCAGGCACTGTGGAGAATGAATACACTATAAGTGTTACTGCACCTGGTAAGTATTTCCAGGAAATCATGTGACCTTAATCCGTTTTACAGTGTTGATGGTGGTATCTTGAAAACGTCGATCTGAAATCAGTATCTTTTTGTAGATATGCCTGCTGGAGTGTTATCACTCACCATGCACACTGAACAATCCTCTGTCAGCTTAAAGCCTGTTACATATTATACCAATATTGGAGAAGTCAGTCGGTATCTTGAAAATGCTACTGATCCAGTTAACTTCATCTGCCAGGTGAGAATTTAAGTCATATAGTGACATAATGACAACAACAGTTTCAACGttatataaatcattttgtaaTTTCAGGCCTTCAACTTAACGTCCAATGCAACAGAATCACTCGACAACATGCTAACTGACTCATTAAAATCCAGGATGCCTGCAACTAGTCTTCAGCTGTTTGGAATCAGTCAGATTGAAGAAGACAATATGGCTTCATGTGAGTACagtacagatttttttattctgttagTTTCCAGAGCTGATTTATTAATTCCCAAATAATTTCCCAAAGTACATCTGCGAAGTGTTGTTGTAGATGTATTATGATAACATATCTGGAAGCATTTGAAAGCATATTTGTTCCTCCTCCGCGATGGCTGTTTGATCTATTACGATGAAACCCTTAGATTTAGTATCTGATTACTTTTTGTCATTCAGATCAGCGTACTGAGGAGCTTCCAACACTGCTCCACTTTGCTGCCAAGTATGGCTTGAAGAAGCTGACCACCGTTCTCCTTCAGTGTCCCGGGGCTCTACAGGCTTACAGCGTGATGAACAAGTATGGAGACTACCCAAACACGCTGGCTGAGAAGAGTGGCTTCTCTGATCTCAGACAGTTCATTGATGAATTTGTTGTAAGTCCTGTGATGAAAAGCTTTTTCTTATCTTGATGTAGTGTCCATCAAAGGTTTAAGGTTCTCGTATCTCCTTAGTCACTGTCCACCCATTTCTTGTGTTCAAACAAATTTAGCAGACAGCAGACATGCTCAAGTCTCACTTTGAGGAAACCATCAACACAGACGAGTGTGCAGAGGTGTATGAGATGATGTCAGATAACTCTCAAGATATCATGATGAAGTACTCTGGTGGCTCAGAGGACATATATGAGTCAATGCTGGGGATTGACCCTGAATGTGCAGAGGACCTATGTAAGATTAAAATAAGTTCTTGGTCCTAAAAATTTAGAAGATTACAAAACTGGTGGCTAAACTGTTGCTAATGatgttgctttttgtttcttttttagatgAAGTGATGAGTGCAGTAAATGAGAACCCTGAGGAAGCAATGCTCAGGAAGTTCTTCCAAGGTATAAATCTGAATAACTTTCAAATTACAGACCttaaaaaatacaacatgtaCAATGTGGTTATGTTGTGTCTTTCAGCAAAACCACAGGCAAGTGTAAAGCAGCACAACGACGAGTGCCTTAAAAGTACGGAAGCAGAAAAAGAGGATCACATTGATCATAttgagacagaagaggaggatcTATACAGTCTCTGCCCAGAGGATATTTATGATACTGTGGATGGAAACAATACTTTTGACTCATTAATCCTGAACCGTCCACCAGCCCCCATCCCCAGACCTGAGTCCGAGTCTGAGCCTGAAAAGCCCATGACCTACATCTCTAGAGGTAATAAGAGAGATGTCTCTTTATCTTGttccaaaatgttctttttacacacacacacacacacacacacacacacacatatatatatatatatatatatataatattatatatatatatatatattaatatagattatatataatcataaatatgtaatatatatacacacacacacacacatataatacacatataattcaatatattttttcacagtATTTTCAGATAAATGCATGTCCAGTGGAACAACAGGTACAACAGTGGATACGGGATATCCTGCAGGTAAACACCAATGAAAATCACTTATGAGACTGTATGGTCACACATCTATCTATCACTCTATCTAACCACCTATATGTGAACATTACCACCTTTGTGGTATTAATGCCGAAAGCTTCTGTGAGAGATAGTTTGTGTGTTAagtcaataaaaatatttttgttaacatatcatatttattaatgtacactcctttttaaatgaagacTATAACATCACTCTATTCTTTTACCTGCATGTTTGGTTCCTGCCAATCTGCATCTTGTCAAagttctttaacatttttaactgCTTTATTTGCATTGTCAGACAGCggatttaaataaagtttttctgcAAATCTATTAGAGGGCACAGAGAGCCTATGTTCAGACCACTGTTGTTAAGAAACCTCATTCGGGGGATTTACTCTGGTTAGCTATGCTGACAGTTTTCGGTAAGGTAGTTATTTTGGTAGGCTAGTGTTTCTGCTGACCTTCTGCTGTCATGAATGCTGTAGTCTAgtgttaaatacaaaaaaaattaaaccgatcattgttcatatatttatttaaatgctaACCAAAGATTATTCATTATTGTCAATTTAATTTGCAAATGTGTTAACCTGTTCTCAAATGCACTCAAgtcctgataaaaaaaaaagattaaaaaaaagactttctgaTAAAAGTAGTATAGATAGTAAAGATAGTTACtgatttagaaaacaaaacattatgtttTACCTGGGAATAACATGATGCAAAGTGGAAAATTTCacattgtttgatttgttgaatGACAACCTTTTCAACCCATCCAGCTCGGCCTGCGATGGAACTGCCCTCTCCTGTTTATGACCCCTATGCTGGGATGAAGACACCTGGACAGAGACAGCTCATATCTCTGCAGGAGAGGGTGAAAGTGGGGGAAATTACTGTGGATGAGGCCGTCCAAGAGTTCAAGGCCTGGCAGTTTGACCACGATCGGAGGGCCAACTCTATACGCTATCAGCAGGTAGATGAGCTATCCAAACTTTATGATCTGTCAGATGCTGATTGGTGGTCAGTAAAGAAATCTAATAGGTGTCATGtgtgcttctttcttcttcaggaAAATCTGAAGCGATTACGAGACAGCATCACCCGGCgtcacaaagagaaacagaagacaggAAAGGAGCAAGGTACAATCATTTGAccatttattattcaaatacttaatttatttatttggtatAAGTGCTTAGTGTAAGTGTTTGTTACAGTTGTTAATGTATACATATTTGAGCAGAGCACAATGGAAAATTACATCCTGT comes from Larimichthys crocea isolate SSNF unplaced genomic scaffold, L_crocea_2.0 scaffold271, whole genome shotgun sequence and encodes:
- the pik3ap1 gene encoding phosphoinositide 3-kinase adapter protein 1 isoform X4, with translation MFPGLPRLSQEWRVEIDPVTDTVHAVDCVQKVSVKTTSTRSTYGRQVEAEYESKNAAVAEQHNAEPLSTENPTTDEKEEVVSEEQKETVLEDEELVAEGNSTSEEISTPTHLTCLTVQPNRVLCGQQETLYIIFTHKIDQSVLEVEFSSEKVAAKRVPGTVENEYTISVTAPDMPAGVLSLTMHTEQSSVSLKPVTYYTNIGEVSRYLENATDPVNFICQAFNLTSNATESLDNMLTDSLKSRMPATSLQLFGISQIEEDNMASYQRTEELPTLLHFAAKYGLKKLTTVLLQCPGALQAYSVMNKYGDYPNTLAEKSGFSDLRQFIDEFVQTADMLKSHFEETINTDECAEVYEMMSDNSQDIMMKYSGGSEDIYESMLGIDPECAEDLYEVMSAVNENPEEAMLRKFFQAKPQASVKQHNDECLKSTEAEKEDHIDHIETEEEDLYSLCPEDIYDTVDGNNTFDSLILNRPPAPIPRPESESEPEKPMTYISRVFSDKCMSSGTTGTTVDTGYPAARPAMELPSPVYDPYAGMKTPGQRQLISLQERVKVGEITVDEAVQEFKAWQFDHDRRANSIRYQQENLKRLRDSITRRHKEKQKTGKEQEYEISAPLQRNLYSGSSMTLECSVYEPTPRMVAPPPPPVGPAIQRGTWKTGSTSSTSSTESNRLSTHSTFSFSSGTEPDFEDPIENLPPPPRPPRTSDPSLIPPPRIPPRIPERAPEKVLHERYISCPTRALPQRPTQRHTNAAPPIPRRLR